One genomic region from Phocoena sinus isolate mPhoSin1 chromosome 3, mPhoSin1.pri, whole genome shotgun sequence encodes:
- the HDGFL2 gene encoding hepatoma-derived growth factor-related protein 2 isoform X3, with protein sequence MPHAFKPGDLVFAKMKGYPHWPARIDDIADGAVKPPPNKYPIFFFGTHETAFLGPKDLFPYDKCKDKYGKPNKRKGFNEGLWEIQNNPHASYSAPLPVSSSDSEAPEADPAVGSEDDEDRGVMAVTAVTAAAASDRMESDSDSDKSSDNSGLKRKAVALKMSVSKRARKASSDLDQASMSPSEEENSESSSESEKTSDQDFTPEKKAVVRAPRRGPLPGRKKKKAPSASDSDSKAESGGAKAEPAAVARSVSSSSCSSSSDSDASVKKPPRGRKPAEKPPPKPRGRKPKAERPPTTSSSDSDSDEVDRISEWKRRDEERRRELEARRRREQEEELRRLREREKEEKERRRGRERGEAARAGSAGSSGDELKDDDEPVKKRGRKGRGRGPQSSSDSEPEAELDREVKKSAKKLHLQSTEPARRPSQKDKRGRPEEKPRARPAKMERTRKRSEGFPPDRKVEKKKEPSVEEKLQKLHSEIKFALKVDNPDVKRCLNALEELGTLQVTSQILQKNTDVVATLKKIRRYKANKEVMEKAAEVYARLKSRVLGPKIEAIQKATRTGPEKAEEILAGEEAPAERAEDEASTDLSAPVNGEATSQKGESMEDKEPEEGQNSEEGPGGGSSEDPSHNDAREGPDLDGPGKERQERERLRVDSESLDDEDS encoded by the exons ATGCCGCACGCCTTCAAGCCCGGGGACTTGGTGTTCGCCAAGATGAAGGGCTACCCGCACTGGCCGGCCCGG ATCGATGACATCGCCGACGGTGCCGTGAAGCCCCCGCCCAACAAGTACCCCATCTTCTTCTTTGGTACCCACGAAAC AGCCTTCCTGGGACCCAAGGACCTGTTTCCCTACGACAAATGTAAAGATAAGTACGGGAAACCCAACAAGAGGAAAGGCTTCAATGAGGGCCTGTGGGAGATCCAGAACAACCCCCATGCCAGCTACAGTGCTCCTCTG ccggTGAGCTCCTCCGACAGTGAGGCCCCTGAAGCCGATCCGGCAGTTGGCAGTGAGGACGACGAGGACCGGGGGGTCATGGCGGTCACAGCCGTGACCGCTGCAGCCGCCAGCGACAGAATGGAGAGTGACTCGGACTCGGACAAGAGCAGTGACAACAGCGGCCTCAAGCGGAAGGCAGTGGCCTTGAAG ATGTCGGTCTCAAAACGAGCTCGAAAGGCCTCCAGTGACCTGGATCAAGCCAGCATGTCTCCATCTGAGGAGGAGAACTCGGAAAGCTCCTCCGAGTCAGAGAAGACCAGTGACCAG gACTTCACCCCCGAGAAGAAAGCCGTGGTCCGGGCCCCACGGCGGGGTCCCCTTCCAGGACGGAAGAAAAAG AAGGCGCCGTCAGCCTCCGACTCGGACTCCAAAGCAGAATCAGGCGGGGCCAAGGCTGAGCCTGCGGCCGTGGCGAGGTCGgtgtcctcctcctcctgctcgtCCTCCTCCGACTCGGACGCTTCCGTAAAGAAGCCTCCTCGGGGCAGGAAGCCAG CCGAGAAGCCTCCCCCCAAGCCCCGTGGGCGGAAACCGAAGGCTGAGCGGCCACCGACCACCTCGAGCAGCGACAG CGACAGCGACGAGGTGGACCGCATCAGCGAGTGGAAGCGCCGGGACGAGGAGCGGCGGCGCGAGCTGGAGGCGCGGCGGCGCAgggagcaggaggaggagctgCGGCGGCTGCGTGAGCgcgagaaggaggagaaggagcgGCGGCGCGGGCGGGAGCGCGGGGAGGCGGCGCGTGCGGGCAGCGCCGGCAGCAGCGGCGACGAGCTCAAGGACGATGACGAGCCCGTCAAGAAGCGCGGCCGGaagggccggggccggggccccCAGTCCTCCTCCGACTCGGAGCCCGAGGCCGAGCTGGACAGAGAG GTGAAGAAATCAGCGAAGAAGTTGCACCTGCAAAGCACAGAGCCCGCGCGGAGACCCAGCCAGAAGGATAAGAGAGGGCGCCCCGAGGAGAAGCCCCGGGCCAG GCCCGCGAAAATGGAACGGACCCGGAAGCGGTCGGAAGGGTTCCCACCAGACCGGAAGGTTGAGAAGAAGAAAG AACCTTCCGTGGAGGAGAAGCTTCAGAAGCTGCACAGCGAGATCAAGTTCGCCCTGAAGGTTGACAATCCG GATGTGAAGAGGTGTCTGAACGCGTTAGAGGAACTAGGGACCCTGCAGGTGACCTCACAGATCCTCCAGAAGAACACGGACGTGGTGGCCACGTTGAAGAAG ATCCGCCGCTACAAGGCCAACAAGGAGGTGATGGAGAAAGCTGCGGAGGTCTACGCCCGGCTCAAGTCTCGGGTCCTGGGACCAAAGATCGAGGCTATCCAGAAGGCGACCAGAACTGGGCCGGAGAAGGCCGAGGAGATACTGGCCGGAGAGGAGGCCCCTGCGGAGAGGGCAGAGGACGAGGCGAGCACTG ATCTCTCGGCCCCTGTGAACGGCGAGGCGACGTCCCAGAAGGGGGAGAGCATGGAGGACAAGGAGCCGGAGGAAGGACAGAACTCAGAAGAGGGGCCAGGGGGCGGCTCCTCTGAAGATCCATCACACAACGA CGCGCGGGAGGGCCCCGACCTGGACGGGCCCGGGAAGGAGCGGCAGGAGCGAGAGAGGCTGCGGGTGGACTCGGAGTCCCTGGACGACGAGGACAGCTGA
- the HDGFL2 gene encoding hepatoma-derived growth factor-related protein 2 isoform X1 gives MPHAFKPGDLVFAKMKGYPHWPARIDDIADGAVKPPPNKYPIFFFGTHETAFLGPKDLFPYDKCKDKYGKPNKRKGFNEGLWEIQNNPHASYSAPLPVSSSDSEAPEADPAVGSEDDEDRGVMAVTAVTAAAASDRMESDSDSDKSSDNSGLKRKAVALKMSVSKRARKASSDLDQASMSPSEEENSESSSESEKTSDQDFTPEKKAVVRAPRRGPLPGRKKKKAPSASDSDSKAESGGAKAEPAAVARSVSSSSCSSSSDSDASVKKPPRGRKPAEKPPPKPRGRKPKAERPPTTSSSDSDSDEVDRISEWKRRDEERRRELEARRRREQEEELRRLREREKEEKERRRGRERGEAARAGSAGSSGDELKDDDEPVKKRGRKGRGRGPQSSSDSEPEAELDREVKKSAKKLHLQSTEPARRPSQKDKRGRPEEKPRARPAKMERTRKRSEGFPPDRKVEKKKEPSVEEKLQKLHSEIKFALKVDNPDVKRCLNALEELGTLQVTSQILQKNTDVVATLKKIRRYKANKEVMEKAAEVYARLKSRVLGPKIEAIQKATRTGPEKAEEILAGEEAPAERAEDEASTDLSAPVNGEATSQKGESMEDKEPEEGQNSEEGPGGGSSEDPSHNDSAREGPDLDGPGKERQERERLRVDSESLDDEDS, from the exons ATGCCGCACGCCTTCAAGCCCGGGGACTTGGTGTTCGCCAAGATGAAGGGCTACCCGCACTGGCCGGCCCGG ATCGATGACATCGCCGACGGTGCCGTGAAGCCCCCGCCCAACAAGTACCCCATCTTCTTCTTTGGTACCCACGAAAC AGCCTTCCTGGGACCCAAGGACCTGTTTCCCTACGACAAATGTAAAGATAAGTACGGGAAACCCAACAAGAGGAAAGGCTTCAATGAGGGCCTGTGGGAGATCCAGAACAACCCCCATGCCAGCTACAGTGCTCCTCTG ccggTGAGCTCCTCCGACAGTGAGGCCCCTGAAGCCGATCCGGCAGTTGGCAGTGAGGACGACGAGGACCGGGGGGTCATGGCGGTCACAGCCGTGACCGCTGCAGCCGCCAGCGACAGAATGGAGAGTGACTCGGACTCGGACAAGAGCAGTGACAACAGCGGCCTCAAGCGGAAGGCAGTGGCCTTGAAG ATGTCGGTCTCAAAACGAGCTCGAAAGGCCTCCAGTGACCTGGATCAAGCCAGCATGTCTCCATCTGAGGAGGAGAACTCGGAAAGCTCCTCCGAGTCAGAGAAGACCAGTGACCAG gACTTCACCCCCGAGAAGAAAGCCGTGGTCCGGGCCCCACGGCGGGGTCCCCTTCCAGGACGGAAGAAAAAG AAGGCGCCGTCAGCCTCCGACTCGGACTCCAAAGCAGAATCAGGCGGGGCCAAGGCTGAGCCTGCGGCCGTGGCGAGGTCGgtgtcctcctcctcctgctcgtCCTCCTCCGACTCGGACGCTTCCGTAAAGAAGCCTCCTCGGGGCAGGAAGCCAG CCGAGAAGCCTCCCCCCAAGCCCCGTGGGCGGAAACCGAAGGCTGAGCGGCCACCGACCACCTCGAGCAGCGACAG CGACAGCGACGAGGTGGACCGCATCAGCGAGTGGAAGCGCCGGGACGAGGAGCGGCGGCGCGAGCTGGAGGCGCGGCGGCGCAgggagcaggaggaggagctgCGGCGGCTGCGTGAGCgcgagaaggaggagaaggagcgGCGGCGCGGGCGGGAGCGCGGGGAGGCGGCGCGTGCGGGCAGCGCCGGCAGCAGCGGCGACGAGCTCAAGGACGATGACGAGCCCGTCAAGAAGCGCGGCCGGaagggccggggccggggccccCAGTCCTCCTCCGACTCGGAGCCCGAGGCCGAGCTGGACAGAGAG GTGAAGAAATCAGCGAAGAAGTTGCACCTGCAAAGCACAGAGCCCGCGCGGAGACCCAGCCAGAAGGATAAGAGAGGGCGCCCCGAGGAGAAGCCCCGGGCCAG GCCCGCGAAAATGGAACGGACCCGGAAGCGGTCGGAAGGGTTCCCACCAGACCGGAAGGTTGAGAAGAAGAAAG AACCTTCCGTGGAGGAGAAGCTTCAGAAGCTGCACAGCGAGATCAAGTTCGCCCTGAAGGTTGACAATCCG GATGTGAAGAGGTGTCTGAACGCGTTAGAGGAACTAGGGACCCTGCAGGTGACCTCACAGATCCTCCAGAAGAACACGGACGTGGTGGCCACGTTGAAGAAG ATCCGCCGCTACAAGGCCAACAAGGAGGTGATGGAGAAAGCTGCGGAGGTCTACGCCCGGCTCAAGTCTCGGGTCCTGGGACCAAAGATCGAGGCTATCCAGAAGGCGACCAGAACTGGGCCGGAGAAGGCCGAGGAGATACTGGCCGGAGAGGAGGCCCCTGCGGAGAGGGCAGAGGACGAGGCGAGCACTG ATCTCTCGGCCCCTGTGAACGGCGAGGCGACGTCCCAGAAGGGGGAGAGCATGGAGGACAAGGAGCCGGAGGAAGGACAGAACTCAGAAGAGGGGCCAGGGGGCGGCTCCTCTGAAGATCCATCACACAACGA CAGCGCGCGGGAGGGCCCCGACCTGGACGGGCCCGGGAAGGAGCGGCAGGAGCGAGAGAGGCTGCGGGTGGACTCGGAGTCCCTGGACGACGAGGACAGCTGA
- the HDGFL2 gene encoding hepatoma-derived growth factor-related protein 2 isoform X2, translating into MPHAFKPGDLVFAKMKGYPHWPARIDDIADGAVKPPPNKYPIFFFGTHETAFLGPKDLFPYDKCKDKYGKPNKRKGFNEGLWEIQNNPHASYSAPLPVSSSDSEAPEADPAVGSEDDEDRGVMAVTAVTAAAASDRMESDSDSDKSSDNSGLKRKAVALKMSVSKRARKASSDLDQASMSPSEEENSESSSESEKTSDQDFTPEKKAVVRAPRRGPLPGRKKKAPSASDSDSKAESGGAKAEPAAVARSVSSSSCSSSSDSDASVKKPPRGRKPAEKPPPKPRGRKPKAERPPTTSSSDSDSDEVDRISEWKRRDEERRRELEARRRREQEEELRRLREREKEEKERRRGRERGEAARAGSAGSSGDELKDDDEPVKKRGRKGRGRGPQSSSDSEPEAELDREVKKSAKKLHLQSTEPARRPSQKDKRGRPEEKPRARPAKMERTRKRSEGFPPDRKVEKKKEPSVEEKLQKLHSEIKFALKVDNPDVKRCLNALEELGTLQVTSQILQKNTDVVATLKKIRRYKANKEVMEKAAEVYARLKSRVLGPKIEAIQKATRTGPEKAEEILAGEEAPAERAEDEASTDLSAPVNGEATSQKGESMEDKEPEEGQNSEEGPGGGSSEDPSHNDSAREGPDLDGPGKERQERERLRVDSESLDDEDS; encoded by the exons ATGCCGCACGCCTTCAAGCCCGGGGACTTGGTGTTCGCCAAGATGAAGGGCTACCCGCACTGGCCGGCCCGG ATCGATGACATCGCCGACGGTGCCGTGAAGCCCCCGCCCAACAAGTACCCCATCTTCTTCTTTGGTACCCACGAAAC AGCCTTCCTGGGACCCAAGGACCTGTTTCCCTACGACAAATGTAAAGATAAGTACGGGAAACCCAACAAGAGGAAAGGCTTCAATGAGGGCCTGTGGGAGATCCAGAACAACCCCCATGCCAGCTACAGTGCTCCTCTG ccggTGAGCTCCTCCGACAGTGAGGCCCCTGAAGCCGATCCGGCAGTTGGCAGTGAGGACGACGAGGACCGGGGGGTCATGGCGGTCACAGCCGTGACCGCTGCAGCCGCCAGCGACAGAATGGAGAGTGACTCGGACTCGGACAAGAGCAGTGACAACAGCGGCCTCAAGCGGAAGGCAGTGGCCTTGAAG ATGTCGGTCTCAAAACGAGCTCGAAAGGCCTCCAGTGACCTGGATCAAGCCAGCATGTCTCCATCTGAGGAGGAGAACTCGGAAAGCTCCTCCGAGTCAGAGAAGACCAGTGACCAG gACTTCACCCCCGAGAAGAAAGCCGTGGTCCGGGCCCCACGGCGGGGTCCCCTTCCAGGACGGAAGAAAAAG GCGCCGTCAGCCTCCGACTCGGACTCCAAAGCAGAATCAGGCGGGGCCAAGGCTGAGCCTGCGGCCGTGGCGAGGTCGgtgtcctcctcctcctgctcgtCCTCCTCCGACTCGGACGCTTCCGTAAAGAAGCCTCCTCGGGGCAGGAAGCCAG CCGAGAAGCCTCCCCCCAAGCCCCGTGGGCGGAAACCGAAGGCTGAGCGGCCACCGACCACCTCGAGCAGCGACAG CGACAGCGACGAGGTGGACCGCATCAGCGAGTGGAAGCGCCGGGACGAGGAGCGGCGGCGCGAGCTGGAGGCGCGGCGGCGCAgggagcaggaggaggagctgCGGCGGCTGCGTGAGCgcgagaaggaggagaaggagcgGCGGCGCGGGCGGGAGCGCGGGGAGGCGGCGCGTGCGGGCAGCGCCGGCAGCAGCGGCGACGAGCTCAAGGACGATGACGAGCCCGTCAAGAAGCGCGGCCGGaagggccggggccggggccccCAGTCCTCCTCCGACTCGGAGCCCGAGGCCGAGCTGGACAGAGAG GTGAAGAAATCAGCGAAGAAGTTGCACCTGCAAAGCACAGAGCCCGCGCGGAGACCCAGCCAGAAGGATAAGAGAGGGCGCCCCGAGGAGAAGCCCCGGGCCAG GCCCGCGAAAATGGAACGGACCCGGAAGCGGTCGGAAGGGTTCCCACCAGACCGGAAGGTTGAGAAGAAGAAAG AACCTTCCGTGGAGGAGAAGCTTCAGAAGCTGCACAGCGAGATCAAGTTCGCCCTGAAGGTTGACAATCCG GATGTGAAGAGGTGTCTGAACGCGTTAGAGGAACTAGGGACCCTGCAGGTGACCTCACAGATCCTCCAGAAGAACACGGACGTGGTGGCCACGTTGAAGAAG ATCCGCCGCTACAAGGCCAACAAGGAGGTGATGGAGAAAGCTGCGGAGGTCTACGCCCGGCTCAAGTCTCGGGTCCTGGGACCAAAGATCGAGGCTATCCAGAAGGCGACCAGAACTGGGCCGGAGAAGGCCGAGGAGATACTGGCCGGAGAGGAGGCCCCTGCGGAGAGGGCAGAGGACGAGGCGAGCACTG ATCTCTCGGCCCCTGTGAACGGCGAGGCGACGTCCCAGAAGGGGGAGAGCATGGAGGACAAGGAGCCGGAGGAAGGACAGAACTCAGAAGAGGGGCCAGGGGGCGGCTCCTCTGAAGATCCATCACACAACGA CAGCGCGCGGGAGGGCCCCGACCTGGACGGGCCCGGGAAGGAGCGGCAGGAGCGAGAGAGGCTGCGGGTGGACTCGGAGTCCCTGGACGACGAGGACAGCTGA